The Pseudomonas sp. SCA2728.1_7 DNA segment GCGCCAATGGCGTCTTCGATGGTGACTTTCAGCATGCGGCGCACGCTCGGGTCCATGGTGGTTTCCCACAGCTGATCCGGGTTCATTTCGCCCAGACCTTTGTATCGCTGGATGGTGTGGCGCTTGGTGCTTTCGGCCATCAGCCAGTCCAGTGCTTCCTTGAACTCGGTGACCGCTTTCTTGCGCTCGCCACGCTGAATGTACGCACCTTCGTCGAGCAGGGTGCTCAGTTGAGCGCCGAGGGTGACGACGGTTTTGTAGTCGTTGCTGCCGAAGAAGTCGCGGTTGAAGGTGACGTAGTTCGACAGGCCGTGGGAGATCAGTTCGACCTCTGGCAGCCACACGCCACGTTCACGATCTTCACGCAGGCTGGCTTTGTAGACCAGACCGGATTTCTCCACGGTGCGCAGACGCGCTTCGTACTGGGCCAGCCACTCTTGCATTGCGGCGTGGTCGCCGAGCTTTTCCAGGCTCACGGCCGGCAGGTAGATGAAGTGCTCGGTCAGCTCCTGCGGGTACAGGCGCGACAGACGCTTGAGGGTCTTCATCACCATGCGGAAGTCGTTTACCAGACGCTCCAGCGCTTCACCGGAAATGCCCGGGGCTTCTTCGTTCAGGTGCAGGCTCGCATCTTCCAGGGCCGACTGCGTCATGTACTCTTCCATGGCGTCGTCGTCTTTGATGTATTGCTCTTGCTTGCCTTTCTTGACCTTGTACAGCGGCGGCTGGGCGATGTAGATGTAGCCACGCTCGATCAGCTCCGGCAACTGACGGAAGAAGAAGGTCAGCAGCAGCGTACGGATGTGCGAACCGTCAACGTCAGCATCGGTCATGATGATGATGTTGTGATAACGCAGCTTGTCGATGTTGTATTCGTCGCGACCGATACCGCAGCCCAGCGCGGTGATCAAAGTGCCCACTTCCTGAGAAGAGATCATCTTGTCGAAACGCGCTTTCTCGACGTTGAGGATCTTGCCCTTCAACGGCAGGATCGCCTGGGTCTTGCGGTTACGTCCCTGCTTGGCAGAGCCGCCCGCGGAGTCACCTTCCACGAGGTACAGTTCGGACAGCGCCGGGTCTTTTTCCTGGCAGTCAGCGAGCTTGCCCGGCAGGCCGGCGATGTCCAGCGCGCCTTTGCGGCGGGTCATCTCACGGGCTTTACGCGCCGCTTCACGGGCACGCGCCGCGTCGATCATCTTGCCGACGACCAGCTTGGCTTCGTTCGGGTTTTCCAGAAGGAAGTCGGAGAAGTACTTGCCCATCTCCTGCTCGACCGCGGTCTTCACTTCGGAAGAGACCAGCTTGTCTTTGGTCTGCGAGCTGAACTTCGGATCCGGCACTTTCACCGAGATGATCGCGGTCAGGCCTTCACGGGCATCGTCACCGGTGGTGGCGACTTTGTGTTTTTTCGCCAGACCTTCCTGCTCGATGTAGTTGTTCAGGTTACGCGTCAGTGCCGAACGGAAACCCACCAGGTGAGTACCGCCGTCGCGCTGCGGAATGTTGTTGGTGAAGCACAACAGGTTCTCGTTGAAGCTGTCGTTCCACTGCAGGGCGATTTCCACGCCGATGCCGTCTTCACGCTGGATGTTGAAGTGGAATACCTGATTGACCGCAGTCTTGTTGGTGTTCAGATATTCAACGAACGCACGCAAACCGCCTTCGTACTTGAACAGCTCTTCCTTGCCGCTGCGCTCATCCTTGAGGACGATGCCGACACCGGAGTTGAGGAAGGACAGTTCACGAATGCGCTTGGCGAGGATGTCCCAGCTGAAGTGAATGTTCTTGAAGGTTTCGCTGGAAGCCTTGAAGTGGATCTGGGTGCCGGTGGTTTCGCTGTCGCCAACGATGGCCATCGGCGCCTGAGGTACGCCGTGAACGTAGGTCTGTTCCCAGATCTTGCCGCTGCGGCGAACGGTCAGTACCAGCTCTTCGGACAGTGCGTTCACTACCGACACACCTACACCGTGCAGACCGCCGGATACTTTGTAGGAGTTGTCGTCGAACTTACCGCCAGCGTGGAGGACGGTCATGATGACCTCGGCGGCGGAAACGCCTTCCTCTTTGTGCACGTCTACCGGGATGCCACGGCCGTTATCTTTAACGGTGATGGACTCATCCGGGTGGATGATGATGCTGATGTCGTCGCAGTGGCCGGCGAGGGCTTCGTCGATCGAGTTGTCGACCACCTCGAACACCATGTGGTGCAGACCGCTGCCATCGTCGGTGTCACCAATGTACATACCGGGACGTTTGCGTACGGCATCCAGGCCTTTCAGCACTTTAATGCTCGTTGAGTCGTACGTATTTTCTTCGCTCAATGCCTTCACTCCCGATGGTCGTGGGTCTGGGTGATACGGCCCTGTTCCACGTGGAACAGAGCGACTGGCGTTTCCGTCTGCCAGCCTTCCCTCAATAATTCGTGATCTACACAGGTGATGAACACCTGGCAGCGTAAGTCTTCCAGCAAGCGGCACAGCGCGCGACGGTGGCCCTCGTCCAGCTCGGACGGCAAGTCATCCACCAGATAAATACACTGACCGCGGCGGGCCTGGCTGACCAGATGCCCTTGGGCAATCCGCAGTGCACAGACCACCAACTTCTGCTGACCCCGGGACAAAATGTCCGCGGCATTGTGTGCGCCCAATCTAAGACGCAAATCAGCTCGTTGCGGTCCGGCCTGGGTATGACCCATTTGCTGATCCCGTTGCACGGAACCAGCCAGTACGGCGCTCAGTTCCCGGTCTTTGTCCCAGCCTCGGTAATAGCTGAGCGTCAAACCTTCGAGCTCAACCAGTTCGCTCAAGGTTTGTTCAAAGACTGGTTTCAAGGCTTTGATGTAAGCGCGGCGGTATTCATCGATTTCAGCGCTGGCCTGGCACAGTTCCCTGTCCCAAACCGCTTGCGAAACGGCGTCAAGTGTACCATGCCGCAGCCATGAGTTTCTCTGGCGCAAGGCCTTCTGCAAACGCTGCCAAGTGGCCATGAACCGTGGCTCGACGTGGAACACGCCCCAGTCGAGAAACTGCCGGCGAATCTTCGGCGCACCTTCAAGCAGACGGAAGCTGTCGGGGTTGATCAACTGCAATGGCAGGATCTCCGCCAGTTGCGCAGCACTGCGGGCGTTCTGACCGTCGATGCGGATCTGGAACTCGCCCTGACGATCACGCGAGATCCCCAACGCGCTATGGCCACCCTCGGCCAATTCGACCTGACCGAACACGGTACAGGCGAGCTGTTCATACTGGATGACCGGCAAAAGCCGCGTGCTACGAAACGAACGGGCAAGCCCCAGCAGATGAATGGCTTCCAGAACACTGGTTTTGCCGCTGCCGTTGGCGCCGTAAAGAATGTTGATGCGGGGGGAGGGGGAGAAGGTCACCGGGTGCAGATTGCGCACCGCGGTGACCGAAACACGACTTAAGGACATCCAGAGTCAGCTGATTACAGACGCATCGGCATGACAACGTAAGCCGAATCGTCGTTGTCAGACTCTTGCACCAGCGCACTGCTGTTGGAGTCGGACAGGATCAGACGAACCTGCTCGGTGGTCATCACGCCCAGCACGTCAAGCAAGTAGCTCACGTTGAAGCCGATTTCCAGCGAGCCGCCGTTGTATTCAACGCCGACTTCTTCTTCCGCTTCTTCCTGCTCCGGGTTGTTGGCCTGGATCTTCAACTGACCGCTGGCCAGTTGCAGACGGATACCGCGGTACTTCTCGTTGGACAGAATCGCGGTACGGCTGAACGCTTCACGCAGCGCCTGGCGATCGCCGAGTACCAGTTTGTCGCCGCCCTTCGGCAGAACGCGCTCGTAGTCCGGGAATTTGCCGTCGACCAGTTTCGAGGTGAAGGTGAATTCGCCGGTGGTCGCGCGGATATGATGCTGACCCAGGACGATGCTGACGTTGCCGTCGGGCTCGGTGAGCAGCCGTGCCAGTTCAAGGATACCTTTGCGCGGCACGATCACTTGATGGCGATCAGGCTGGCCGATATCGGCTTTCATCGAGCACATGGCCAGACGGTGACCGTCGGTGGCCACGGCGCGGATGATGCCTTCGGACACTTCCAGCAGCATACCGTTGAGGTAATAACGCACGTCCTGCTGAGCCATGGCGAAGCTGGTGCGTTCGATCAGGCGACGCAGTTTGCTTTGCTCAAGGCTGCAGGTCAGAGAGCCCGGACCTTCTTCAACGGTCGGGAAATCGTTGGCCGGCAAGGTCGACAGGGTGAAACGGCTACGGCCGGCTTTTACCACCAGCTTCTGCTCGTCGACCTTGATGTCGATCAGCGCATCATTGGGCAAGCTTTTGCAGATATCCATCAGCTTGCGCGCAGGCACAGTGATGGAACCTGTTTCAGCCGGCTCTTCAAGTTGCACACGACCGACCAGCTCGACTTCCAGGTCGGTACCGGTCAGCGACAGTTGCTGGCCTTCGACAACCAGCAGCACGTTGGAGAGTACCGGCAAGGTCTGTCGGCGCTCGACAACGCCTGCGACCAGTTGCAGGGGTTTCAACAGGGCTTCGCGTTGAATGGTGAAATGCATGGTCTAGTCCCTTGCCTTAATAAGCTGCGCTGGTGTTCATCAAGTGGTCAGTGTACGCAGCAGGTTCTTGTAGTCCTCGCGGATGTCCGCGTCGGATTCCTTAAGTTCGTTGATCTTGCGGCAGGCGTGCAACACGGTGGTGTGGTCACGGCCGCCAAACACATCGCCGATTTCCGGCAGGCTGTGGTTGGTCAGTTCCTTGGACAAGGCCATGGCCACCTGACGCGGACGCGCCACCGAGCGCGAACGGCGCTTGGACAGCAAGTCCGAGATCTTGATCTTGTAGTACTCGGCGACGGTGCGCTGAATGTTATCCACAGAGACCAGTTTGTCCTGCAACGCCAACAGGTCTTTCAGGGATTCGCGAATCAGTTCGATGGTGATGTCGCGGCCCATGAAGTGCGAGTGGGCGATCACGCGTTTCAGCGCGCCTTCCAGCTCTCGGACGTTGGAGCGAATGCGCTGGGCAATAAAGAACGCGGCGTCGTGCGGCAACTCGACTTTGGCCTGGTCGGCCTTCTTCATCAAGATCGCGACGCGGGTTTCCAGTTCCGGCGGCTCGACGGCTACCGTCAGGCCCCAGCCAAAGCGGGATTTGAGGCGCTCTTCAAGGCCTTCGATTTCTTTCGGGTAGCGGTCACTGGTGAGAATGACCTGCTGGCCACCTTCAAGCAGGGCGTTGAAGGTGTGGAAAAACTCTTCCTGCGAACGCTCTTTGCGGGCGAAGAACTGAATGTCGTCGATCAGCAAGGCATCCACCGAACGGTAGAAACGCTTGAACTCGTTGATCGCGTTCAGTTGCAGCGCCTTGACCATGTCGGCGACGAAACGCTCGGAATGCAGGTACACGACCTTGGCATTCGGGTTCTTCTTTAATAGGTGGTTACCCACCGCGTGCATCAAGTGGGTTTTACCCAGGCCGACACCACCATAAAGGAACAGTGGGTTGTAACCGTGCTTGGGGTTGTCCGCCACTTGCCAGGCCGCCGCGCGGGCGAGCTGGTTGGATTTACCTTCGACGAAGTTTTCAAAGGTAAAGGTGCGGTTCAGATAACTGGTGTGCTTGAGCGCACCTTCGACCTGCACGGTGCGCTGTTCGGCACGGACCGGGGCCTGTTGCGAAGCAGCGCCGGACATCGGGTCGAAACTGTCGCGAGACGGTTCATCGCTGATTTCAGGGCTTTTCTGCGTAGAGCGCTTGGCCGTCGGTGCAGGCGTCTGCGAGGGTGCCGGCGTGTTCGCAGGCGCGGCATTGGCCTGAGCCTGAGAAACCTGTGCGGCGGCCAGCGGCGCATTCGGTGCGGCACGCGGAGCGGAACTGCGTTTGCTGCCTATTAATAAGGAAAGCGCAGGCGCCATGCCGTTGCCGTGCTCATCCAGCAGTTCAAGGACCCGTCCCAGGTACTTTTCGTTGACCCAGTCCAGCACAAAACGGTTCGGTGCGTAGACGCGCAACTCGTCGCCTTCGGCTTCGACCTGTAGTGGACGGATCCAGGTGTTGAATTGTTGGGCAGGCAGCTCCTCGCGCAAAAGCTCCACGCACTGCTGCCAAAGTTCCACTGACACGGATATCCCCTAAGTTGAAAGCCGGTGAGGCAAAAACAAGCGGCCATTGTAGCGGCGAGCCGTCCACTTATCCACATGCAGGTTGCCGGGTGAGCATGATTTATCAACGCGTTAAATCAGAAAAAGGCGACCAACGGTGTGTGAATAAGCTCTGTGGATAACCGCCTCTAAGGGCACTGGACAACTGGGGGTTGAACTCGGTGGATAACCTGCCTGTGGATAACAGCCCATTCCACGCACAGGTTATCCGATAGCGCAGCACAGGCTGATCACGGTTTTCCACTGTAGTTGTCATTCTCTGTACAGCAGGTAAAACATGGGCTGCTGCCACTTATCCACAGAAGAAGGCGTGCCTAGCTTTTATAAGCTTTACAGAAAAGCTTTAAATAATTCCCTTCTTTATTTTTATGTATGGCGAGCAGGTGATCAGGCAAAGAACACCTTGAGATCTATTTATAAGGAAACGTTGGTTGGAAATTGACCTGAAGGCTTGCTTTCTCTAGAATCCCCGGTCTCTTAAAACGGGGGCCATTCCGGCCCGTTGTGGACGAACCAGGTAACACGACATGAAACGTACTTTCCAACCAAGCACTATCAAACGCGCCCGTACCCACGGTTTCCGTGCTCGCATGGCTACCAAGAACGGCCGTGCTGTCCTGTCGCGTCGCCGCGCCAAAGGTCGTGCGCGTCTGGCAGTTTGATAATCCGGTACTGGAGGTGAGTCAGGACTTCAGTCGGGAAAAGCGTCTGCTTACCCCCCGGCATTTCAAGGCAGTCTTTGACTCCCCTACCGGCAAGGTTCCGGGGAAAAATCTCCTGCTCCTTGCACGCAACAACGATCTCGATCACCCCCGTCTCGGGCTGGTTATCGGGAAAAAGAGCGTAAAGCTCTCCGTTGAGCGCAATCGCCTCAAACGTTTGATGCGCGAATCGTTCCGTCTGCACCAGGATTCACTGGTCGGCTGGGATATCGTTATCGTCGCGCGCAAAGGTCTGGGCGATGTAGAAAACCCCGAATTGATTCAGCATTTCGGCAAGCTCTGGAAGCGTCTGGCACGCAGCAAGCCAGTTCCAGAAGTCAAAACCGAAACTGTAGGGGTAGACAGTACCGATGCGTAAACTGGCCCTCGTTCCGATCCAGTTTTATCGCTATGCCATTAGTCCTTTGATGGCCAGTCACTGTCGTTTCTACCCCAGTTGTTCCTGCTACGCGTATGAAGCCATTGAAAATCATGGCCTTCTGCGCGGTGGCTGGCTGACCTTTCGTCGTTTAGGTCGCTGTCATCCGTGGAATCCCGGTGGTTATGACCCGGTTCCACCTATCCCTACCTCCCGTTCTTCTTCGATGGCCGAGTAATCATGGATATCAAACGCACGATCCTGATCGTCGCCCTGGCAATCGTGGCCTACGTTATGGTCCTTAAATGGAACCAGGACTATGGTCAGGCTGCCCTGCCGACTCAGAATGTTGCTTCCAGTACGACTACATCCGGTTTGCCGGACACCGCCACTGGCAATAATGCTGCCGCCAGTGACGATATTCCGCGCGCCGCTAGCGATACCAGCGCACCTGCCGAAACGCCGGTAGCCGCCAGCAAGGATCTGATCCAGATCAAAACCGATGTGCTCGATCTCGCGATCGATCCACAAGGTGGCGATGTCGCTCAACTGACCTTGCCTCTGTATCCGCGTCGTCAGGATCGTCCTGATGTCCCGTTCCAGCTGTTCGATAACGGCGGCGAACGTGTTTATCTGGCCCAAAGCGGTCTGATCGGCACCAACGGCCCGGATGCAAATCCGGCCGGTCGTCCGGTCTACTCCGCGGAGAAGAAGACTTATCAACTGGCTGACGGTCAGGACCAACTGGTCGTCGACCTGAAGTTCAGCAAGGACGGCGTCAATTACATCAAGCGTTTCACCCTGAAACGCGGCCTGTATGACGTAGCCGTTTCCTACATTGTGGATAACCAGAGCGCTCAGCCCTGGAACGGCGCAATGTTTGCTCAGTTGAAGCGCGACAACAGCGCTGATCCTTCGTCCACGACTGCTACTGGCACCGCGACTTACTTGGGCGCTGCCCTGTGGACAAGTTCGGAGCCGTACAAGAAAGTGTCCATGAAGGACATGGACAAGGCACAGCTGAAAGAAACCGTCACTGGTGGTTGGGTAGCCTGGCTGCAACACTACTTCGTGACCGCGTGGATTCCGGCCAAGGGCGAAAACAACATCGTCCAGACCCGTAAAGACAGCAAAGGCAACTACATCATCGGTTACACCGGTCCGACACTGACCGCTGCACCGGGTGCCAAAGTTGAAACCAGCGCTGTGCTGTACGCCGGTCCGAAAAGCCAGGCTGTACTGAAAGAGTTGTCCCCAGGTCTGGAACTGACCGTCGACTACGGCATTCTGTGGTTCATTGCCCAGCCAATCTTCTGGCTGCTGCAACACATCCACGCCATTGTCGGAAACTGGGGCTGGTCGATCATCTTCCTGACCATGCTGATCAAGGGTCTGTTCTTCCCTCTGTCGGCTGCCAGCTACAAATCGATGGCGCGCATGCGTGCCGTTGCACCGAAACTGGCTGCTCTAAAAGAGCAACATGGCGATGATCGGCAGAAAATGTCGCAAGCCATGATGGAGCTGTACAAGAAAGAGAAGATCAATCCGCTGGGTGGTTGCTTGCCGATCCTCGTGCAGATGCCGGTTTTCCTTTCGCTGTACTGGGTTCTGCTGGAAAGCGTGGAAATGCGCCAGGCGCCATTCATGCTGTGGATCACTGACCTGTCGATCAAGGATCCGTTCTTCATTCTGCCGATCATCATGGGCGCAACCATGTTCATCCAGCAGCAGCTGAACCCGACTCCGCCGGATCCGATGCAGGCGAAGGTCATGAAAATGATGCCAATCATCTTCACCTTCTTCTTCCTGTGGTTCCCGGCAGGTCTGGTGCTGTACTGGGTTGTGAACAACTGCCTGTCGATTGCACAACAGTGGTACATCACGCGTAAGATCGAAGCGGCGACGAAAAAAGCCGAGGCGTAACTTGCACTGTGGATAACACCACTCAAAACGCCCCCTAGTGGGGCGTTTTGCTATCTGCCACTTTTGTCTGGATTCCGGTTTATGAGCACACCTCGTGAAACCATCGCCGCCGTTGCCACCGCTCAAGGTCGTGGTGGTGTGGGCATCGTCCGTATTTCCGGGCCGTTGGCCAGTGTCGCGGCAAAAGCGATCAGCGGCCGCGAACTGAAACCGCGTTACACCCATTACGGGCCGTTTTTCAGCGAAGACCAGCAAGTCCTCGATGAAGGTCTGGCGCTGTATTTCCCGGGGCCAAACTCGTTCACCGGCGAAGACGTGCTGGAACTGCAAGGCCACGGCGGCCCGATCGTTCTGGACATGTTGCTCAAGCGCTGCCTGGAACTGGGTTGCCGTTTGGCGCGTCCGGGTGAATTCAGCGAACGCGCCTTCCTCAATGACAAACTCGACCTGGCCCAGGCCGAGGCGATTGCCGATTTGATCGAAGCCAGTTCTGCACAGGCCGCGCGTAATGCTCTGCGTTCTCTGCAGGGTGCGTTTTCCCAGCGTGTGCATAACTTGACCGAACAGCTGATCGGTTTGCGTATCTACGTCGAAGCTGCCATCGACTTTCCGGAAGAAGAAATCGACTTCCTCGCCGATGGCCATGTGCTGAGCATGCTCGACAAAGTCCGTGATGAGTTATCCACAGTATTGCGCGAAGCCGGGCAGGGCGCGTTGTTGCGTGATGGCATGACCGTGGTGATTGCCGGGCGTCCGAATGCCGGTAAATCCAGCCTGCTGAATGCGTTGGCCGGTCGCGAAGCTGCAATCGTGACTGAGATTGCCGGCACCACGCGAGATATCCTGCGCGAACATATCCACATTGACGGCATGCCGCTGCACGTTGTCGATACTGCAGGTTTGCGTGATACCGATGATCATGTGGAAAAGATCGGCGTTGAACGGGCGTTGAAAGCCATTGGCGAGGCAGATCGGGTGTTGCTGGTGGTCGATGCGACCGCTCCGGAAGCACTTGATCCGTTTGCCCTGTGGCCTGAATTCCTCGAAACCCGGCCAGATCCGGCCAAAGTTACTTTGATCCGCAACAAGGCCGATCTAACGGGCGAAGCCATTGTTTTGGAAACCAGCGAAGACGGGCACGTGACGATCAGCCTCAGCGCCAAGTCGGCCGGTGAAGGTCTGGACTTGCTGCGCGATCATCTCAAGGCCTGCATGGGTTACGAGCAAACGTCGGAAAGCAGCTTCAGTGCACGTCGTCGCCATCTCGAGGCTCTGCGCCATGCCAGTGCCGCGCTGGAACACGGCCGTGCGCAGCTGACATTGGCGGGTGCCGGTGAATTGCTCGCCGAAGATTTGCGTCAGGCCCAGCATTCTCTGGGTGAAATCACCGGGGCTTTCAGCTCTGATGATCTGCTGGGAAGAATCTTTTCCAGCTTTTGCATCGGCAAATAACAAAAAGGGGCTGTGGAAATTTATCCACAGCCCCTTCTTCGTTTTACCAATTGTAAGAGACCGTACCGAGCAAGGTGCGGTCTTCACCCCAGTAGCAGCGACCGGCATCGTTGCATCCCGACACATACTCCTTGTCGAACAGGTTTTTCGCGTTCAGGTCGACGCTCCAGTGCGTGTCGATCTGATAGCCGATCGCCGCATCTACCAACGTGACATCGCCGGCATCGAGCTTTCCGTACAGAGAAGGCGAGGTGTAAGCGAAGGCACTGTCGAAATAACGCACACCGCCCCCCACATACAGACCTTTCAGATCGCCATCGAGGAAACGGTATTTCGCCCAGACCGACGCCTGATTACGTGGCACGCCGGTCATTTGATGGCCTTTGACCAATGACGTCGCGGCATCCTTGGTAATGCGCGCATCGGTGTAGGTATAAGCGGCAGTAACATTGAGGTTCTGGGTCAGGTTGCTGTTCAGTTCCAGTTCCACACCTTTGGAACGGCTTTCGCCGACCTGACGATAGGTCGACGTGGTCGAATCGAAGTAGGTGTCGTCCTTTTTGCGCAAGTCATACACCGACGCGGTGAACGCAGTATCCCAGCCGATCGGTTCGTACTTCAGGCCCACTTCATATTGGCTGCTGGTGATCGGGTCGAGCGGAGTGCCGGCATTGGAAATCTGCTGCACCGGTACGAACGAGGTGGAGTAGCTGACATACGGCGTCATGCCGTTGTCGAACTGGTACATCACCCCACCTTGATAAGTGAATTTCTTGTCCTCGGAGCTGATGTTGCTGCCCTTGGCCACCTTGTCGCGGAAATCACTGTCGACCCAGTCCTGACGGCCACCGAGCAGGAACAGCCAATGGTCGTACTTGCTCTGGATCTGTGCATAAACCCCTTTCATCTGTTGCTCAAGCAAGGTGTTTTGCACCGCGATCGGCGTGGTCGGGTCGCGCAGGTAAACCGGGTTATACACATCGATCGGCCCGACGATGCCGGCATTCCAGTCCTGATTGAACGAAGTACGATCGTAGCTGGCGCCGAACAGCACGGTGTTTTCCAGCTCACCGAGCTGGAATTTGCCTTCCAGTTGGTTATCCAGCGAATACACCATCGATTTGTTGTAGCGATCGTAGGCCGTCATGTTCAGGCGTGTGCCGAAACCGGCATTGTTGAGGTTGCCTGGCCAGGTTTCGTGGCGGGTAATGCGCGACTGCATGTAGCGCGAGTTCTGGCGGAACTGCCAGTCGTCGTTGAATGAGTGGCTGAATTCGTAACCGGTGCTCCAGGTTTCCCGCTCGAAAGTGTTCCAGTCCGGGTCGCCGAGCATGGTGTCCTTGGATAACTTGCCGTTGGGGTTTGTCAGCAAAGTCCCGGCCGCCGGTAGGCCAAGTTCCATGTTGGTGTGATCCTTCTGGTAGTTGGCCAGCAGGGTCAGGGTGTTGAAGTCGTCGATATTCAGGGTCAGCGAAGGGGCGATGTAGAGGCGGTCATCCGGGACGTGATCGGTCTGGGTGTCGGCCTTGCGACCGAGCATGACGATGCGCCCGAGAATGTTGCCGCTGTCGTTGAGTGGCCCCGACACGTCGACGCCGATCTGCCGACGGTTGTTCGAGCCATAGCCCAGTTGCACTTCGCCTTGCGGTGCAGCGGTTGGCCGTTTGCTCACCAGATTGACCAGGCCGCCGGGGGCGTTTTCGCCGTACAGCAGAGAAGACGGGCCGCGGAAAATCTCCACTCGCTCAAGACCGTAAGGCTCGGTACTGGTGTCATAGCGGTTTCCTTGCACACGGAGTCCATCGCGCAGCAGGCCGTAGCCGTAATCGGTGGCGTTGAAACCGCGAATGAAAAACAGATCGCCGGCCAGACTGTCGCCGGCGGCAAACGGAGGAGCAAAGATCCCCGGCACGTAGCCAAGCACCTCGGTGAGCGTCTGAGATTTCTGATCTTTCATGCGTTGCGCGGTTACGACTGACACCGAGCGCGGCGTTTCCGACAACGGCGTGCTGGTTTTCGTACCGATCCGGCTGTTCTGCGCTTTATAGCCGACGTCGGCGGCGTAATCGAGATTCATCGGGTTAGCCAACTCACCGTTGATGTTGGTCGGGGCCAGCTCCAGTGAATCGCCGTTCGGCAGTGCCTGCAGAATGTAGCTGCCCGGCGCCTGCGGTACGGCTTGCAACCCCGAGCCTTGCAGCAGTTGGGCGAATCCCTGGTCGACGGTGAAGTTGCCGTTCAGCCCGGCGCTGCGCAAACGGCTGGTCTGCTGTGGCGAGAACGACAGAATCACATTCGCAGCCGAGGCGAACTGGCTCAAGGCATTGTCCAGCG contains these protein-coding regions:
- a CDS encoding TonB-dependent siderophore receptor, whose translation is MRLPTIRQRFSYHCIAYSLLMTSAASCLVMTNNAFAATAAQRYTIVAGPLDNALSQFASAANVILSFSPQQTSRLRSAGLNGNFTVDQGFAQLLQGSGLQAVPQAPGSYILQALPNGDSLELAPTNINGELANPMNLDYAADVGYKAQNSRIGTKTSTPLSETPRSVSVVTAQRMKDQKSQTLTEVLGYVPGIFAPPFAAGDSLAGDLFFIRGFNATDYGYGLLRDGLRVQGNRYDTSTEPYGLERVEIFRGPSSLLYGENAPGGLVNLVSKRPTAAPQGEVQLGYGSNNRRQIGVDVSGPLNDSGNILGRIVMLGRKADTQTDHVPDDRLYIAPSLTLNIDDFNTLTLLANYQKDHTNMELGLPAAGTLLTNPNGKLSKDTMLGDPDWNTFERETWSTGYEFSHSFNDDWQFRQNSRYMQSRITRHETWPGNLNNAGFGTRLNMTAYDRYNKSMVYSLDNQLEGKFQLGELENTVLFGASYDRTSFNQDWNAGIVGPIDVYNPVYLRDPTTPIAVQNTLLEQQMKGVYAQIQSKYDHWLFLLGGRQDWVDSDFRDKVAKGSNISSEDKKFTYQGGVMYQFDNGMTPYVSYSTSFVPVQQISNAGTPLDPITSSQYEVGLKYEPIGWDTAFTASVYDLRKKDDTYFDSTTSTYRQVGESRSKGVELELNSNLTQNLNVTAAYTYTDARITKDAATSLVKGHQMTGVPRNQASVWAKYRFLDGDLKGLYVGGGVRYFDSAFAYTSPSLYGKLDAGDVTLVDAAIGYQIDTHWSVDLNAKNLFDKEYVSGCNDAGRCYWGEDRTLLGTVSYNW
- the mnmE gene encoding tRNA uridine-5-carboxymethylaminomethyl(34) synthesis GTPase MnmE — encoded protein: MSTPRETIAAVATAQGRGGVGIVRISGPLASVAAKAISGRELKPRYTHYGPFFSEDQQVLDEGLALYFPGPNSFTGEDVLELQGHGGPIVLDMLLKRCLELGCRLARPGEFSERAFLNDKLDLAQAEAIADLIEASSAQAARNALRSLQGAFSQRVHNLTEQLIGLRIYVEAAIDFPEEEIDFLADGHVLSMLDKVRDELSTVLREAGQGALLRDGMTVVIAGRPNAGKSSLLNALAGREAAIVTEIAGTTRDILREHIHIDGMPLHVVDTAGLRDTDDHVEKIGVERALKAIGEADRVLLVVDATAPEALDPFALWPEFLETRPDPAKVTLIRNKADLTGEAIVLETSEDGHVTISLSAKSAGEGLDLLRDHLKACMGYEQTSESSFSARRRHLEALRHASAALEHGRAQLTLAGAGELLAEDLRQAQHSLGEITGAFSSDDLLGRIFSSFCIGK
- the yidC gene encoding membrane protein insertase YidC codes for the protein MDIKRTILIVALAIVAYVMVLKWNQDYGQAALPTQNVASSTTTSGLPDTATGNNAAASDDIPRAASDTSAPAETPVAASKDLIQIKTDVLDLAIDPQGGDVAQLTLPLYPRRQDRPDVPFQLFDNGGERVYLAQSGLIGTNGPDANPAGRPVYSAEKKTYQLADGQDQLVVDLKFSKDGVNYIKRFTLKRGLYDVAVSYIVDNQSAQPWNGAMFAQLKRDNSADPSSTTATGTATYLGAALWTSSEPYKKVSMKDMDKAQLKETVTGGWVAWLQHYFVTAWIPAKGENNIVQTRKDSKGNYIIGYTGPTLTAAPGAKVETSAVLYAGPKSQAVLKELSPGLELTVDYGILWFIAQPIFWLLQHIHAIVGNWGWSIIFLTMLIKGLFFPLSAASYKSMARMRAVAPKLAALKEQHGDDRQKMSQAMMELYKKEKINPLGGCLPILVQMPVFLSLYWVLLESVEMRQAPFMLWITDLSIKDPFFILPIIMGATMFIQQQLNPTPPDPMQAKVMKMMPIIFTFFFLWFPAGLVLYWVVNNCLSIAQQWYITRKIEAATKKAEA